In Agromyces sp. 3263, a single genomic region encodes these proteins:
- a CDS encoding exodeoxyribonuclease III — translation MPSAKPLRVASVNVNGVRAAFRRGMGEWLDGRGVDILAMQEVRASTEDLQALLGDDWDILHDPATAKGRAGVAIASRNRASIHRVELGAPDFDSAGRWLEADYEVGDRIITVVSAYVHSGEAETAKQVEKYRFLDAMEARLPELASHSELALVVGDLNVGHRTLDIRNWKGNVKRAGFLPEERAYFDRFVGAEGDDDYNRGGGLGWIDVGRRFAGEVDGPYSWWSFRGKAFDNDTGWRIDYQLATAPLADLALSYGIDRAATYDARFSDHSPVVVDYDL, via the coding sequence ATGCCCTCAGCGAAACCGCTCCGCGTCGCCAGCGTCAACGTCAACGGGGTCAGGGCGGCATTCCGCCGGGGCATGGGCGAGTGGCTCGACGGCCGTGGCGTCGACATCCTCGCGATGCAGGAGGTGCGGGCGTCCACCGAAGACCTCCAGGCGCTGCTCGGCGACGACTGGGACATCCTGCACGACCCCGCCACGGCGAAGGGGCGCGCCGGCGTCGCGATCGCGAGCCGCAACCGCGCGAGCATCCACCGCGTGGAGCTCGGCGCGCCCGACTTCGACAGCGCCGGGCGCTGGCTCGAGGCCGACTACGAGGTCGGCGACCGCATCATCACCGTCGTCAGCGCCTACGTCCACTCGGGCGAGGCCGAGACCGCGAAGCAGGTGGAGAAGTACCGCTTCCTCGACGCCATGGAGGCGCGCCTCCCCGAGCTCGCGTCGCACTCCGAGCTCGCGCTCGTCGTGGGCGACCTGAACGTCGGACACCGCACGCTCGACATCCGCAACTGGAAGGGCAACGTCAAGCGGGCCGGCTTCCTCCCCGAGGAGCGGGCCTACTTCGATCGCTTCGTCGGCGCGGAGGGCGACGACGACTACAACCGCGGCGGCGGCCTCGGCTGGATCGACGTCGGCCGACGCTTCGCCGGCGAGGTCGACGGGCCCTATTCCTGGTGGTCGTTCCGCGGAAAGGCCTTCGACAACGACACCGGCTGGCGCATCGACTACCAGCTGGCCACGGCCCCACTCGCCGATCTCGCCCTCTCGTACGGCATCGACCGCGCGGCGACGTACGACGCACGGTTCTCCGATCACTCGCCGGTCGTCGTCGACTACGACCTCTGA
- the trpS gene encoding tryptophan--tRNA ligase produces the protein MTASRPVVFSGMQPSSDSLHLGNYLGALVNWVALQDEYDPIYCVVDLHAITVQQDPAALHANVRRTAAQYLAAGVDLDRSTLFIQSHVPAHAELAWVLGTLTGFGEASRMTQFKDKSAKQGADATTVGLFTYPVLMAADILLYGTQLVPVGDDQRQHLELTRDLAGRFNSRFGETFVVPEALIPKESARIYDLQEPTAKMSKSAASESGLVKLMDDPAVTAKKFRSAVTDTGREVRYDPAEKPGISNLLDILAAITRRPITELESEYEGRGYGDFKKDVADAVVDRLAPIRARTLELLEDPAELDRLLAIGAERAGERAERMLAAAYDRVGFTRRA, from the coding sequence ATGACCGCCTCCCGTCCCGTCGTCTTCTCCGGCATGCAGCCGTCCAGCGACTCCCTGCACCTCGGCAACTACCTGGGTGCACTCGTCAACTGGGTCGCCCTGCAAGACGAGTACGACCCCATCTACTGCGTGGTCGACCTGCACGCGATCACCGTGCAGCAAGATCCCGCGGCGCTCCACGCCAACGTGCGCCGCACGGCCGCGCAATACCTGGCGGCCGGGGTCGACCTCGACCGTTCGACGCTCTTCATCCAGTCGCATGTGCCCGCCCACGCCGAGCTGGCGTGGGTGCTCGGCACCCTCACGGGCTTCGGCGAGGCGAGCCGCATGACGCAGTTCAAGGACAAGTCGGCCAAGCAGGGGGCGGATGCCACGACGGTCGGCCTCTTCACCTACCCGGTGCTCATGGCGGCCGACATCCTGCTCTACGGCACCCAGCTCGTGCCCGTCGGCGATGACCAGCGCCAGCACCTCGAGCTGACGCGCGATCTCGCGGGTCGCTTCAACTCGCGTTTCGGCGAGACGTTCGTCGTGCCCGAGGCCCTCATCCCGAAGGAGTCCGCCCGCATCTACGACCTGCAGGAGCCGACGGCGAAGATGTCGAAGTCCGCCGCCTCGGAGTCGGGTCTCGTGAAGCTCATGGACGATCCCGCGGTCACCGCGAAGAAGTTCCGGAGCGCGGTCACCGACACCGGTCGCGAGGTGCGTTACGACCCGGCCGAGAAGCCGGGCATCTCGAACCTGCTCGACATCCTGGCCGCGATCACGCGGCGCCCCATCACCGAGCTCGAGTCCGAGTACGAGGGCCGCGGCTACGGAGACTTCAAGAAGGACGTCGCCGACGCGGTGGTCGACCGCCTGGCGCCCATCCGGGCACGCACGCTCGAACTGCTCGAAGACCCGGCCGAGCTCGATCGGTTGCTCGCGATCGGAGCGGAACGGGCGGGCGAGCGGGCCGAGCGCATGCTCGCCGCGGCGTACGACCGCGTCGGCTTCACCCGCCGGGCGTAG
- a CDS encoding GNAT family N-acetyltransferase: MRPVTLRTARLTLDEPRLADAELVTEYCQDPLFERYLTTPWPYTRADADAFLGSYVPESWASGRELTWAIRGADGGPVMGMISVREAQHELGFWLGAAHRGSGLMSEAATAVTEWVLAGGIRGATSLMWRAVEGNTASARVARAAGFRRIEPAAPTVPTRDGGTLPAWHAVRTEPVDPRVDESWRPILGGDR, from the coding sequence GTGCGACCGGTCACCCTGCGCACGGCGCGGCTCACCCTCGACGAGCCCCGCCTCGCCGATGCCGAGCTCGTGACCGAGTACTGCCAGGATCCGTTGTTCGAGCGGTACCTCACGACGCCGTGGCCCTACACCAGGGCTGACGCCGACGCATTCCTCGGATCGTATGTGCCCGAGTCGTGGGCGAGCGGCCGGGAGCTGACCTGGGCGATCCGGGGCGCCGACGGCGGGCCCGTGATGGGCATGATCAGCGTGCGCGAGGCGCAGCACGAGCTCGGCTTCTGGCTCGGCGCCGCACACCGCGGGAGCGGCCTCATGAGCGAGGCCGCCACGGCCGTCACGGAGTGGGTCCTGGCCGGCGGCATCCGCGGCGCCACCTCGTTGATGTGGCGCGCGGTCGAGGGGAACACCGCCTCCGCGAGGGTGGCGCGTGCCGCGGGATTCCGGCGCATAGAGCCGGCCGCGCCGACGGTGCCGACACGCGACGGCGGCACGTTGCCCGCGTGGCACGCGGTGCGCACGGAGCCCGTCGATCCGCGGGTCGACGAGAGCTGGCGCCCGATCCTCGGCGGCGATCGATGA
- a CDS encoding HAD family hydrolase gives MTSPAAGPAATPVVLFDLDDTLMAHREAVATGIARHMRARAYQGDTRAAAQRWHQLEEQHYTSYLEGSLTYEGQRRARAAAFAEAFGEHLDEAAATAWFGEYVRHYRDAWTLHDDALPALDAIAAALPSVRYGIITNGELAFQTSKVERLALQARMEHVVASGDVGVAKPDARIFHEALRRFSGAAPVSAGAYVGDRLRTDAIGAARAGLLGVWLDRHGVEPVAADAAEADEVGVVRIRGLDELPALLAQRLGRPNA, from the coding sequence ATGACCTCGCCGGCGGCCGGCCCGGCGGCGACCCCGGTCGTGCTCTTCGACCTCGACGACACGCTCATGGCCCATCGCGAGGCGGTCGCGACCGGCATCGCCCGTCACATGCGCGCACGTGCATATCAGGGCGACACGCGAGCAGCCGCGCAGCGCTGGCACCAGCTGGAGGAGCAGCACTACACCTCCTATCTCGAGGGCTCCCTGACGTACGAGGGCCAGCGCCGCGCCCGAGCCGCCGCGTTCGCGGAGGCATTCGGCGAGCACCTCGACGAGGCCGCGGCCACCGCCTGGTTCGGGGAGTACGTCCGGCACTACCGCGACGCATGGACCCTGCACGACGACGCCCTGCCCGCGCTCGACGCGATCGCCGCGGCGCTGCCGAGCGTGCGCTACGGCATCATCACGAACGGCGAGCTCGCATTCCAGACCTCGAAGGTCGAGCGGCTGGCGCTGCAGGCGCGCATGGAGCACGTCGTCGCCTCGGGCGACGTGGGGGTCGCCAAGCCCGATGCCCGCATCTTCCACGAGGCGCTCCGGCGATTCAGCGGCGCGGCGCCGGTCTCGGCCGGCGCATACGTCGGGGACCGCCTGCGCACCGACGCCATCGGCGCCGCCCGTGCCGGGCTCCTCGGCGTCTGGCTCGATCGCCACGGCGTCGAACCGGTCGCCGCCGATGCTGCCGAGGCCGACGAGGTGGGCGTGGTGCGCATCCGAGGGCTCGACGAACTCCCGGCACTGCTCGCGCAGCGCCTCGGCCGGCCGAACGCATAG
- the glpK gene encoding glycerol kinase GlpK: MADYILAIDQGTTSSRAIIFDKAGSIVSTGQLEHEQIFPRAGWVEHDPLEIWRNTGEVIGQALGKANLTRHDIAAVGITNQRETAVVWDRTTGEPVYNAIVWQDTRTQSIVDRLAADGGVERFKARVGLPLATYFSGTKIVWILENVPGAREKAEAGDLLFGTTDTWVLWNLTGGVDGGVHATDVTNASRTMFMDLETLQWDDEILAAFGVPRSMLPEIKSSSEVYGVANEHSLLRETPIAGILGDQQAATFGQAAFDAGEAKNTYGTGNFLIFNTGEEIVHSKNGLLTTVGYKLGDAPVHYALEGSIAVTGSLIQWLRDNLGLISSASEVEALAATVEDNGGAYFVPAFSGLFAPYWRPDARGALVGLTRYVNKGHLARAALEAIAFQTRDVVEAVNADAGIDLSELRVDGGATANDTLLQFQADILGVPVVRPVVAETTALGAAYAAGLAVGFWSGLDELRANWQEDRRWTPAMDEAERQRLDRNWKKAVTKTLDWVDEDVA, from the coding sequence ATGGCCGACTACATCCTCGCGATCGACCAGGGCACCACCTCGTCGCGCGCGATCATCTTCGACAAGGCCGGGTCGATCGTCTCGACCGGGCAGCTCGAGCACGAGCAGATCTTCCCCAGGGCAGGGTGGGTCGAGCACGACCCGCTGGAGATCTGGCGCAACACCGGTGAGGTCATCGGACAGGCGCTGGGCAAGGCGAACCTGACCCGCCACGACATCGCCGCCGTGGGGATCACCAACCAGCGCGAGACCGCGGTGGTCTGGGATCGCACCACCGGCGAGCCGGTCTACAACGCCATCGTGTGGCAGGACACCCGGACCCAGTCGATCGTCGACCGCCTCGCCGCGGACGGCGGAGTCGAGCGGTTCAAGGCCAGGGTCGGCCTGCCGCTCGCCACGTACTTCTCGGGCACGAAGATCGTGTGGATCCTCGAGAACGTGCCCGGCGCCCGCGAGAAGGCCGAGGCCGGCGACCTGCTCTTCGGCACCACCGACACCTGGGTGCTGTGGAACCTCACGGGAGGCGTCGACGGGGGCGTGCACGCGACGGATGTCACGAACGCGAGCCGCACGATGTTCATGGACCTCGAGACGCTCCAGTGGGACGACGAGATCCTCGCCGCGTTCGGCGTGCCGCGCTCGATGCTGCCCGAGATCAAGTCGTCGTCGGAGGTCTACGGCGTCGCGAACGAGCACTCCCTCCTGCGGGAGACCCCGATCGCCGGCATCCTCGGCGACCAGCAGGCGGCCACCTTCGGCCAGGCGGCCTTCGACGCGGGCGAGGCGAAGAACACCTACGGCACCGGCAACTTCCTCATCTTCAACACGGGCGAGGAGATCGTCCACTCGAAGAACGGCCTGCTGACGACCGTCGGCTACAAGCTCGGCGACGCACCCGTGCACTACGCGCTCGAGGGCTCGATCGCCGTGACCGGCTCGCTGATCCAGTGGCTGCGCGACAACCTCGGCCTCATCTCGTCGGCGTCGGAGGTCGAGGCGCTGGCTGCGACCGTGGAGGACAACGGCGGCGCGTACTTCGTGCCCGCGTTCTCCGGGCTGTTCGCGCCGTACTGGCGACCGGATGCGCGCGGCGCGCTCGTCGGGCTCACCCGCTACGTGAACAAGGGCCACCTCGCGCGGGCCGCGCTCGAGGCGATCGCGTTCCAGACCCGCGACGTCGTCGAGGCCGTCAACGCCGACGCGGGCATCGACCTCAGCGAACTGCGGGTCGACGGCGGCGCGACCGCCAACGACACGCTGCTCCAGTTCCAGGCGGACATCCTCGGGGTTCCCGTGGTGCGACCTGTCGTCGCCGAGACGACCGCCCTCGGTGCCGCGTACGCGGCGGGCCTCGCGGTGGGGTTCTGGTCGGGCCTCGACGAGCTGCGTGCCAACTGGCAGGAGGACCGCCGCTGGACGCCGGCAATGGACGAGGCGGAGCGGCAGCGGCTCGATCGCAACTGGAAGAAGGCCGTCACGAAGACCCTCGACTGGGTCGACGAGGACGTCGCATAG
- a CDS encoding MIP/aquaporin family protein, with amino-acid sequence MDNLGIVFLSELVGTALLVLLGCGVVANVALVRTKGNNGGFLMVNFGWGLAVFAGVTVSYASGAQLNPAVTLGLVANGATEFGMGVPVSVLSVLTYISAQMLGAMIGAVLCWLAYKQHFDAEPDAANTLGVFSTGPAIRSYGWNLVTEIIGTFVLVFVVIGFGGGRQGDGGLAALGALPVALLVIGIGASLGGPTGYAINPARDLGPRIVHAILPIPGKGGSDWSYSWVPVVGPIIGGVLAGLAAIPLLPILG; translated from the coding sequence GTGGACAATCTCGGAATCGTGTTCCTGTCGGAACTCGTCGGAACCGCACTGCTCGTGCTGCTGGGCTGCGGCGTCGTCGCCAACGTCGCACTCGTACGCACCAAGGGCAACAATGGCGGGTTCCTCATGGTGAACTTCGGCTGGGGCCTCGCGGTCTTCGCTGGCGTCACGGTCTCGTACGCGTCGGGAGCACAGCTGAACCCCGCCGTCACTCTGGGCCTCGTCGCCAACGGCGCCACCGAGTTCGGCATGGGCGTGCCGGTGAGCGTCCTGTCGGTGCTCACGTACATCTCGGCGCAGATGCTCGGCGCCATGATCGGCGCCGTGCTCTGCTGGCTCGCGTACAAGCAGCACTTCGACGCCGAACCGGATGCCGCGAACACCCTCGGGGTCTTCTCGACCGGTCCCGCCATCCGCTCCTACGGCTGGAACCTCGTCACCGAGATCATCGGCACGTTCGTGCTCGTCTTCGTCGTCATCGGCTTCGGCGGCGGACGCCAGGGCGACGGCGGCCTTGCCGCGCTCGGCGCCCTGCCCGTGGCGCTCCTCGTGATCGGCATCGGCGCCTCGCTCGGCGGCCCCACCGGGTACGCGATCAACCCCGCCCGCGACCTCGGGCCCCGCATCGTCCACGCCATCCTGCCCATCCCGGGCAAGGGCGGCAGCGACTGGTCGTACTCGTGGGTCCCGGTCGTCGGACCGATCATCGGCGGCGTGCTCGCCGGTCTCGCCGCGATCCCGCTCCTGCCGATCCTCGGCTGA
- a CDS encoding glycerol-3-phosphate dehydrogenase/oxidase, with product MSPHPTTPQPHEPGRIDGTRTDVAALRARPSADVLIIGGGINGIATFRDLALQGVDVVLVERDDFVSGASSASSHMIHGGIRYLENGEFRLVQESVEERNGLIRIAPHYVKPLETTVPIFSTFSGILSAPLRFLTHRQGKPTERGAALIKTGLTIYDAFSRDGGAVPRHRFHGRRRSLAELPALNPGVKYTATYYDASMHDPERLALDVLFDGLAAGPHARAANHLAAVGLDADGVRVRDGLTGVEFAIAADVVVNTSGPWTDLTNGDLGRRTAFMGGTKGSHIVLDNDELLAATGGREIFFEHEDGRIVLIYPLKGRVMVGTTDLEHDLREPAVCTEEEVDYFFELVAHVFPDVHVDRSQIVYRFSGVRPLPRHDETQPGFVSRDYRIERSDAAARPDTTVLSLVGGKWTTFRALAEHLSNEVLDLLGRERTRSTRGLAIGGGAGYPATDDARQVWLASHGDEVGRVRADELLERYGTRAELLLAETAGQGDRPLAHHASYTRGEIAWLLRNERVVHLPDLVLRRTSIAFTGALSAPLLEELADLAADVLGWDAARRTEEVEATGRLLSERHGVRLDEVASAA from the coding sequence ATGTCTCCGCATCCCACGACCCCGCAGCCGCACGAGCCCGGCCGAATCGACGGCACGCGCACGGATGTCGCGGCGCTCCGCGCCCGCCCGTCCGCCGACGTGCTCATCATCGGCGGCGGCATCAACGGCATCGCGACGTTCCGCGACCTGGCACTCCAGGGCGTCGACGTCGTGCTCGTCGAGCGCGACGACTTCGTCTCGGGCGCGTCGTCGGCGTCGTCGCACATGATCCACGGCGGCATCCGGTACCTCGAGAACGGCGAGTTCCGGCTCGTGCAGGAGTCGGTCGAGGAGCGCAACGGGCTCATCCGCATCGCGCCCCACTACGTGAAGCCGCTCGAGACGACCGTGCCGATCTTCTCCACCTTCTCGGGCATCCTGTCGGCGCCGCTGCGCTTCCTCACGCATCGGCAGGGCAAGCCCACCGAGCGCGGGGCCGCCCTCATCAAGACGGGCCTCACCATCTACGACGCCTTCTCCCGCGACGGCGGCGCCGTGCCCAGGCACCGCTTCCACGGACGTCGTCGGTCGCTCGCCGAGCTGCCCGCGCTGAACCCCGGCGTGAAGTACACCGCCACGTACTACGACGCGAGCATGCACGACCCCGAGCGCCTCGCGCTCGACGTGCTCTTCGACGGCCTCGCTGCCGGCCCGCACGCCCGAGCCGCGAACCACCTCGCCGCCGTCGGGCTCGACGCCGACGGCGTGCGGGTGCGCGACGGCCTCACGGGCGTGGAGTTCGCGATCGCCGCCGACGTGGTGGTCAACACCTCCGGGCCCTGGACCGACCTGACGAACGGCGACCTCGGCCGCCGGACGGCGTTCATGGGCGGCACCAAGGGCTCGCACATCGTGCTCGACAACGACGAACTGCTCGCGGCGACGGGCGGACGCGAGATCTTCTTCGAGCACGAGGACGGTCGCATCGTGCTGATCTACCCGCTGAAGGGGCGCGTCATGGTCGGCACCACCGACCTCGAGCACGACCTGCGCGAGCCCGCCGTGTGCACCGAGGAGGAGGTCGACTACTTCTTCGAGCTCGTCGCGCACGTTTTCCCAGACGTCCACGTCGACCGCTCGCAGATCGTCTACCGCTTCTCGGGGGTGCGTCCGCTGCCCCGCCACGACGAGACGCAGCCCGGCTTCGTCAGCCGGGACTACCGCATCGAGCGGTCGGATGCCGCAGCGCGGCCGGACACGACCGTGCTGTCGCTGGTCGGGGGCAAGTGGACCACCTTCCGGGCGCTGGCCGAGCACCTCTCGAACGAGGTCCTGGACCTTCTCGGGCGTGAGCGGACGCGTTCGACGCGCGGTCTGGCCATCGGCGGGGGAGCGGGCTACCCCGCCACCGACGATGCCCGACAGGTCTGGCTCGCCTCGCACGGCGACGAGGTGGGCCGTGTCCGCGCGGATGAGCTGCTCGAGCGCTACGGCACCCGTGCCGAGCTGCTCCTCGCGGAGACCGCCGGCCAGGGCGACCGCCCGCTCGCGCACCACGCGTCGTACACCCGCGGAGAGATCGCGTGGCTGCTGCGCAACGAGCGCGTCGTGCACCTGCCCGACCTCGTGCTCCGCCGCACGAGCATCGCCTTCACCGGCGCTCTCTCGGCGCCGCTCCTCGAGGAACTGGCCGACCTCGCCGCGGACGTCCTCGGCTGGGATGCGGCCCGCCGCACGGAGGAGGTCGAGGCGACCGGCCGGCTGCTCTCCGAGCGCCACGGCGTGCGCCTCGACGAGGTCGCCTCCGCCGCCTGA
- a CDS encoding sugar-binding domain-containing protein, whose protein sequence is MSENEPRATVEGGDSVNGKTRDALRAAHLYYMQDLTMDAIAHELHTSRSSVSRLLSHARASGLVEISIHSPLDLPSRIEQEILARHEVRAHVIPVPDHASDVDRLDRVALSAARILGQYVDSNQAIGVAWGSTMTAMSRHLVPKATHNTEIVQLNGAGNVRTTGILYASELLRRFGDAFGARVQQFPVPAFFDDPATKRAFWKERSTRRLLDLQGRLDVAIFGVGSPFAEVPSHVYQGGYLERADYEGLSREGAVGDVATVFYRADGTSEGIALNERATGPDFAVLRRSPRRICVVSGRAKLPSLRGALAAGLITDLIVDEGTARALVEA, encoded by the coding sequence ATGAGCGAGAACGAGCCGCGAGCGACCGTCGAGGGCGGCGACTCCGTGAACGGCAAGACCAGGGACGCACTGCGCGCGGCGCACCTCTACTACATGCAGGACCTCACGATGGACGCCATCGCGCACGAACTGCACACCTCGCGTTCCTCCGTCTCGCGCCTGCTGAGCCACGCGCGGGCCAGCGGACTGGTCGAGATCTCGATCCACTCGCCGCTCGACCTGCCGAGCCGGATCGAGCAGGAGATCCTCGCGCGGCACGAGGTGCGCGCGCACGTCATCCCGGTGCCCGACCACGCCAGCGACGTGGACCGGCTCGATCGCGTCGCGCTCTCGGCTGCACGGATTCTCGGCCAGTACGTCGACTCCAACCAGGCCATCGGCGTCGCCTGGGGCTCGACCATGACCGCCATGAGCCGGCACCTCGTGCCCAAGGCCACCCACAACACCGAGATCGTGCAGCTGAACGGCGCCGGCAACGTGCGCACGACCGGCATCCTCTACGCGAGCGAGCTCCTCCGCCGCTTCGGCGACGCCTTCGGCGCGCGCGTGCAGCAGTTCCCCGTGCCGGCCTTCTTTGACGACCCCGCCACGAAGCGGGCGTTCTGGAAGGAGCGCAGCACGCGGCGGCTCCTCGACCTCCAGGGGCGCCTCGACGTCGCGATCTTCGGCGTCGGGTCGCCGTTCGCCGAGGTGCCGAGCCATGTCTACCAGGGCGGCTACCTCGAGCGGGCCGACTACGAGGGGCTCAGTCGCGAGGGCGCCGTGGGGGACGTCGCCACGGTCTTCTACCGCGCCGACGGCACGAGTGAGGGCATCGCCCTGAACGAACGCGCGACCGGACCCGACTTCGCCGTGCTCCGGCGTTCGCCCCGGCGGATCTGCGTCGTCTCGGGACGGGCGAAGCTCCCGAGCCTGCGCGGTGCGCTCGCGGCCGGTCTCATCACCGACCTCATCGTCGACGAGGGCACCGCCCGGGCGCTCGTCGAGGCGTGA
- the ribD gene encoding bifunctional diaminohydroxyphosphoribosylaminopyrimidine deaminase/5-amino-6-(5-phosphoribosylamino)uracil reductase RibD, with protein sequence MTTGEHTMADAAAMRRALELAVRGPARGVNPRVGCVILSPHGDVLAEGWHRGAGTAHAEVDALAKLAPGAAEGATAVVTLEPCNHTGRTGPCAVALIDAGIGRVVYAVADPGEHSAGGAERLREAGVAVEAGVLGAEVEAMLDDWLFAARHHRPRVTVKWASSLDGRAAASDGSSQWITGPAARADVHRRRAAADAIAVGTGTVLADDPALTARDAGGGLVDEQPVPVVFGRRPVPAGAAVTRHPHAAVLLEGADLAADLHELQRRGIRSLFVEGGPTLASAFLAAGLADEVLVYLAPALLGGPRLAVGDLGISTITGARRLDFAAVERLGDDLLVVAHPRPTEGN encoded by the coding sequence ATGACGACGGGTGAGCACACGATGGCGGATGCCGCAGCGATGCGCCGCGCCCTCGAGCTCGCCGTACGCGGCCCGGCCCGGGGCGTCAACCCGCGCGTCGGCTGCGTCATCCTCTCGCCGCACGGCGACGTGCTCGCCGAGGGCTGGCATCGGGGCGCGGGCACCGCGCACGCCGAGGTCGACGCCCTCGCCAAGCTGGCCCCCGGCGCGGCCGAGGGCGCGACCGCCGTCGTCACGCTCGAGCCGTGCAACCACACGGGTCGCACCGGCCCCTGCGCGGTCGCCCTCATCGACGCCGGCATCGGCCGCGTCGTCTACGCGGTCGCCGATCCCGGCGAGCACTCCGCCGGCGGCGCCGAGCGCCTCCGCGAGGCGGGCGTGGCGGTCGAGGCCGGGGTTCTCGGTGCCGAGGTCGAGGCGATGCTCGACGACTGGCTCTTCGCGGCGCGGCACCACCGCCCGCGCGTGACGGTGAAGTGGGCGTCGAGCCTCGACGGCCGCGCCGCGGCATCCGACGGCTCCAGCCAGTGGATCACCGGACCGGCCGCGCGCGCCGACGTGCACCGTCGCCGTGCGGCCGCCGACGCGATCGCCGTGGGCACCGGCACCGTGCTCGCCGACGATCCGGCGCTCACCGCGCGCGACGCCGGCGGCGGGCTCGTCGACGAGCAGCCCGTTCCCGTGGTCTTCGGGCGACGCCCGGTGCCTGCCGGCGCGGCCGTGACGCGGCATCCGCACGCCGCCGTCCTTCTCGAGGGCGCCGACCTGGCCGCCGACCTGCACGAGCTGCAGCGCCGCGGCATCCGCTCGCTGTTCGTCGAGGGCGGGCCCACGTTGGCGAGCGCGTTCCTCGCCGCGGGCCTCGCCGACGAGGTGCTCGTCTACCTCGCGCCCGCGCTGCTCGGCGGACCCCGCCTCGCGGTCGGCGACCTCGGCATCTCCACCATCACCGGCGCCCGGCGCCTCGACTTCGCCGCCGTCGAGCGGCTCGGCGACGACCTCCTCGTCGTCGCCCACCCCAGACCGACCGAAGGGAACTGA
- a CDS encoding riboflavin synthase, with amino-acid sequence MFTGIIEELGTVTRVERSADAVRLTVRGPLAVQGVKHGDSIAVSGVCLTVVGFDGASFTADVMAQTLAMSTLDAATEGLPVNLERAALVGDRLGGHIVQGHIDGTARVLEIRPGEAWRVIRFSLDDAHAPLVVDKGSIAVDGVSLTVSALGDEPDGSWFEVSLIPETLAATTLGRREVGDRVNVETDILARHVERMLRLDAHRSLPSSLTEPSIAERPAAEPPAHTTSVGSLA; translated from the coding sequence ATGTTCACCGGAATCATCGAGGAGCTCGGCACCGTCACGCGCGTCGAGCGCAGCGCGGATGCCGTGCGGCTCACCGTGCGCGGACCGCTCGCCGTGCAGGGCGTGAAGCACGGCGACTCGATCGCCGTCTCGGGCGTGTGCCTCACCGTCGTCGGATTCGACGGAGCGTCGTTCACGGCCGACGTCATGGCGCAGACCCTCGCGATGTCCACCCTCGATGCCGCGACCGAGGGCCTCCCGGTCAACCTCGAGCGCGCCGCCCTCGTCGGCGACCGCCTCGGCGGCCACATCGTGCAGGGCCACATCGACGGCACCGCCCGCGTGCTCGAGATCCGTCCGGGCGAGGCCTGGCGCGTCATCCGCTTCTCGCTCGACGACGCCCATGCCCCGCTCGTCGTCGACAAGGGCTCGATCGCCGTCGACGGCGTCTCGCTCACGGTGAGCGCGCTCGGCGACGAGCCCGACGGGTCGTGGTTCGAGGTGTCGCTCATCCCCGAGACCCTCGCCGCCACCACCCTCGGCCGTCGCGAGGTCGGCGATCGCGTGAACGTCGAGACCGACATCCTGGCCCGGCACGTCGAGCGGATGCTGCGACTCGACGCGCATCGCTCCCTGCCGTCGTCGCTCACCGAGCCGTCGATCGCCGAGCGGCCGGCCGCCGAGCCGCCGGCGCACACCACGAGCGTGGGGAGCCTCGCATGA